Part of the Phoenix dactylifera cultivar Barhee BC4 unplaced genomic scaffold, palm_55x_up_171113_PBpolish2nd_filt_p 000931F, whole genome shotgun sequence genome, TTGCACTAGCACTTATCAAATGCTATTTCTTCTGAACTTGTGGTGCTTTCAGCATCAATTGCTGGTCACACTTTAGGAATCTTCAAGAACTGTTCACATCTGAAGCTAATTGCATATTGCTGGTAGATATatcatctttttcctttttttgataGAATCGGAATTAGTTATATATTTTGGTAGATACATCATCATTGGAGGTGAAAACACTGTTATGAAGAGTGCATAATAGCACTCAGGACTAGAAATAAGTTCAGCATTCTGATCATTGTTGTCATATGAACTGGTCGGTGTTCTGCCCATCTTGTATTCATACAAATGATTCTGGTCTTCTAGCATATTAACTTGGATTCAAGTACATGCCAAATTAGAGTCAATAATTTCAGCTGAAGAGAAATCTTCAGCTCcgtcaagaaaagagaaatctcCAGGTGTCTAATACCTGAATTAAAATCACCTCAAAACCATTTTTACAATCACAGTGACGGTGTTGTAAGATTAGATTTTCTTTCATATATGTGCTTCTAACAAAGTTGATTAGCAAATGAATCTTAGCTTATTAGATCACATACAGAAAGATTAAGTTTTTGAAGCAATTTAAGTGTTATTTGTCCATATGTCATGAATGATATCACCTTGCAGATTGGCTAGGGGTACCTGGGTGTGAAGACTAGAAACCTCTATGAAGGTCTGATGGATCATTTATCGGTTGTGTTCTTGATGACAAGAATCTAATATGGGAGTACACTAGGGATTCGTTTGCTTCGTGGGCAAAGAAGTGAGGAAAGTAtagtcaataaaaaaataaaaaaatacctcatgattttttttggtacaacgccAGCTTACACAGAACAGGTGTGAGTGCAACCAACAGAGTCAGAAAGGATAAGATAATTAGgcttgttaacgagccgagctgctcaggctcggctcgttagtcaaacgagcccgagcacGGGCCCAAAATGAAACCCGTTTAAATCCGAGCCTGAGCAGCTCACGAGTCCAAACAGAGCTCGTGATTTAACAAGACCAAATGAGTTCGGGATCCGAGGATTGAGATCAGTCCCAAACCCTGCATCCGACGATTGGCCCAATGCCCTCCTCTCCAACCCCTCCTCTCCAACCATCCTCCTCAATCCTCCTCCGACTTGCTGCGGCGCTGCCCTAGCTCCTTCTTCCCCAGTCCCCACCTCCTTCTCCGTCTGCCCTAGCTTTCGCTCTCCCTTCCCTTTCCGGCGGGGGTGACGACTACCATGCTGCCTCTTGAAAGGGGTAATAGGAGAGAAGAGCACCAGAGAAAAAGGCAATGCAAGGAAAAAGACACCGACACAAGGTCTGCCCAGGCAAAGCCCTAAAAATACCTTATGATTGGTTGAAggtttcaaaggagagagattaaaaaatagcttttccatgaaaataAGTTTACCACATTTCGTAGGGAAGAAAAATCTATGGGAtatgaaaaaactatttttccatgAGCTAGAaattatgatattttttttaccaaaatgcTCTTAAGCCATCCTGATCTTCTTAATAACTATTTTTAATAGCTAATCTTAAACTATTAAAAAAATACTATTAAAAATTACCACAATATAAAGAAATTGTggtaattttaatataaaaataatattaataactATTAAAAATTACCATAATATAAAAAAGTTGCCAACTATTAAGAATTGTTTGAACTCTAAAAATTCAACCCAATACATATTTTTAATACCtatttctaaatattttaaaatattttaaaattatgcatgtgatgTTTTACAGGTATTTTACAcaattttattaagggtataagtattttatacaactttttcagaaaagtagatgctcaactaaacataaattattctaaaaatTGTGTTTTCTATGTCACTTTCTCATAGTTAACGAAACAtccaaaaactattttttcaagtATCATATATCCAGATATCAGCTTCtcagaaaaaatatttcagcAAAGTAAAATTCTTTCCACGAACCAAATATGTCCTAGAGTAGAACATGGAATGAGTTAAAGAAGCAGCTCAAAGTAAGATGCTCCATATAAGATATCTGAAAAGTAAAGGAACACAAAACTATATAATATTCTTTGAATCATAAAACTGACTATATATAGATGTAATAAGTCatgcatttttagcttttagctCTTCCTGTAACAAAGAACAAATACatcaaacagaaatcaaattcgaACTTGTTCTTTCTGAAATGCTCTGAAGGAATTGTTTCATTCAGTTGGCTACAATAGTTACAAATAACTattctcttttaaaaaaaatcacaaggtaattttttttcatgtcaCATTTCTTAGATATTATTAAAGTTTGCAGGTTAAGGTTCATCTGTTCCTACAACAGTATATTTTCCCAACAAAGGTAAGTTTTCAGCTGAATTGCTTCGAATGCCTCATCATTTCCATAGTCATCTAGTCTATTCTTGAAAATAGTTACTCGGTCTAATacagtttctttaagataaaaAATACAACACAGAACCCTAACCCAAAGCCAGGGGTTAGCAGACACCTAATTTGACCACAACAATTACAAAATGCCTGATAAAAATGTGATGTTCATATGGCCATGAATTTGACTTATTATTGTTTGATGATAGTCAACTGTGGATTTAAGGATTTCTGAATCAATATTTAACCTAACATGCACCTATGAGGATGCAGCTGTAGGCAGTGCCCCATGCAAACGTGCAAAACAAGGTCGCGATTCAAAGACTCTATCCTCCAAAGGAAAGAGGCAAGCTCAAGCTCCGGCCAACAGTCACCAGTGATGAGGCAGGAACAGCTACAGACTTCTCCAGTTGCACCAAAGAAGCTCTAGACACCATCTTCTCTTCCGCCATCCTAGGGCTCTGAGGAAGTTTGCCAAACAATTATTCCCTGCCCTTCTCATCCACCAGTGGAGCAACTGTATTAGATTGGAGAGCGAGCAGGTTCTCAAGCCATTGGGTATTATTGTATTAATTTTAATGGATCCAGAACTTGACAGTTTCAATCTATCCATTTAGTTGGTTATTTAATTATGACCAATAATTATCATTTTGGCTTCATCATAGACTTCCACTTCAATTGTTAAATTCCAAATTTAAGTAGATCGATTGTTGGTGCTTTATTTCTAAGTTGATGGCCACCACCAGGAGTTGGTTCTCTCTCCatgtcttttcttcttctctctcagtAACCACCTCTCTATTGTTGATGATACTCTCTCTTGCGGCCAATTCCTTTCATAAAACCAAATCATAATCTCCACTGAAGGCATCTGTGTGGGAGGACCCATGCAGGCATATATTTATTCTCACATCAACTAGATtctggatacttatacaagaccaaaaaacctaaataatactttctggctagtctttttgggtgaggtcctgatcattacaaatagtatcagagcgtaTCTAGCTTGTAGCCCATGTGGACTAGAAAACACTGCAGCATGGGTCCATTGGAATTCGTAATGATTTAGAGcctcatccaaaaaagctaAACAGGAtatattatttaagttccttgatcctgtataaatactcaTGATCTATCCATTAAAtagccgatgtaggactaaacatatgGCTGCATGAGTCCTCACATACTACCCTTGTTTAAGCCCTAGCGAGGACTGTGAGCTAGATTTCTTCACACCAATAAGCCACAAAACTTCTATATAGGCATGTGTTATAAAAGGAGGCTTGAAAGAATGGTCTTTTGGGTAGAGACCGATCTTAAGCTCTTCACTTTTAGAGCTAAAGGTATCCCAAGATGGAAATTTTGTCCTCTTGAATGAGGTACAAACTGTAATCTGGTCATCAAATTTAAACTCCATTGCTATAGACTTAACAACTGCAATGCTGCTTGACTCTTTGAAACTTTGCTCTGATGAAACCGGTTAGACTCCACTTCTGTAGTTTGGCAGAGCTTCGATCACCAACTGACACATGGCTCCCTGGAGGACAAATTGGTTGGAACAAGCTTACCGGGGAGTGCATAACGTCACTTCATGAAATAATCCAGAAGATCCAGCTCCTGGGCCTTACTCTTATGGCTTCGACCCTAATGGAAAAAATCAGTTGGTTCAGTTATGGAATGGTTCTAAAATGTACCGGATTAGTAGAGAATGGAATGGCCATTCTTCAGCTTAGTCCCTGAAATGACGAGGAACAAAGTCTTCTTGAGCTTAGTATTCTTTTTAAGGAATGAAGTCTTCAACTACATCTATTTTGAGAGTGAGATCTGCATAACTTGCATCCTTTTTGATACTAAGCACCATCACCAGATTTGTGGTGGATGTATCAGGGCAAGGATTACAGTGGTCGTGGTTGAATAATAATAGTGCAGGCTAGGTTCTCATTTGGTCTCAACCAAAACTCCATGGTGATGTTTATTCTCTTAGTGGTTTCTTCAGTATCGGTGATGATAATGATGTGCTCCTCTATAGATGTCTACAAGGTTTTGAGCCTGCATCTCTAGAAGACTGGAATTCAGGATAATGAAATAGAGAGTGTCAGAAAAACCAAATTGTGATGTTGTGATCATAAGTTTATGATGAGttaactcaaaaaaaaagaagagaaagagagaaagagattgtGATGATTTTGATCTACCACACAATGGCCCAAGAACTGGAAGCTTGCGGTAATGGGAGCGCCGAGGCTTTCCAATTagctcgttttttttttttttggtgaaatccAATTAACTTGCTTGAACAGCTCCTTTTGCACTTCTTATGCTTATAATAGACATGGGTGTTCAACTTGGAATGAAGATCTCCAGAGTCTGCGCAGCCATCAGATATAGCAATAGCATGGTGGACTGTATTTATCCTAGCCTTGCAGCTTCTGAGCTACCAAGTTCTAAGAATAGGAAGGGAACAATTACAGGCGAAGTTATTGGTGCAGGACTTGTCATTGTTTTGAGCATTGTTTTGGTGCTAATTTGGAGCTACCAAAGCagaggactaattggagtaTCTAAGGCAGTTGAAGATGGTTCTATGATGGTCTTTAGATACAGAGCCTTACAGACAATGACCAAGAACTTCTCTGAGAGATCGGGGGGAGAAAGTTTCGGTTTTGTCTATAAAGGAGCATTGCCTGATTCTACTGCCATTGCTGTAAAAAAGCTCACAGGCCTTATTATTGGAAGATAGAAGAAAAATTTACAAGAGTgagaagggggagggagagaagaggagaaTGAAAGCAAGTATATGCATCACATTTCCCTGGGAACTCAGTTTCAACAAGGGAGATAGACTACTCGTAAGTCTTCTATGACTATCCACAATTCTTTCTGACCAAAGATTTCCCCCATGAGCAAGGAGAAACCAATTCTGACTGAAGTTGGCACAATGAGAAAACAATTCAAACATAGCATCACTTTATATCATGATGTGGCTTTGTATGCATGACTTTGACATGGTAAAGATGATGTGTAAGGGAGGGATCTAAAGTAGCTCCTTGTTTTCATTAGCCCTTTGTGCAGGTGTATATTAGCAATCGAGTCATGGTGAGCTTCCTTAATCGTTGTAGAATTACAACCGTATATTATCTATTTTGTAAGTCTGGATATGGAAGGTTGAACTATTTTAGAGATATCAATATCTGCTATTATAAGGACTATTCTTGTTGAAATAAGCTTGTTTTAAGCACAAATACTTAGTGCGGTACTTGTTCTATAATTAATAACAAAAGAGCATCCTAAGTTACAGTTAGAGATGCACCATCCATGTTGTTACTGTTAATCATCataaaagttcaaaaaaaaaaaggcatgtcATGCctcactcaagaaaattcaattgAATGCTGACCATTTGTAGAGTTGACCTGTTTGTCATAAACTCTACACAGTCAGCTCGCACTAGATGAGACTGGACTATTATTTTTGTGGTTGATATTCCATTTCCTTGCATTCTTTTGAGgaaattttttcttgaaatatttATGTTATAGTTTTGAACCGTATTTACCTCTATCTTCAGTCAAAACTTTGATTCAATTGTAGtgaaattttaaatatattcgttaaagcttttttttttaatgcatttCAGTTTGGACTATCATACAAAATCCATTGATTTTAGCAACAGGCACAAAAGAAATGAAATACTTCAAAGCATAAAGGAAACAACACACCTCTTGAAACTTTCTGGACCCGTGAGCGTGAATTTAACGCCTGAATTCAGTCAGGCAATTCGTCGAACGGCCAATGCTCGTCTTTAAAACAGTTCCCTCTTGAGCTTTGCTTTGTTGAGCTGGTTCTTGGGCGGTCGCTGACAAGACGCCTTGCGGCTCTGAAAACAAGGCTCTGGACTGCCCCGAAGTCATAAAGAACGGAACCAGACCATAAAATCCCGATTGGTTCGAGCCTGTTAGGAAATCAAGAGCCTGTTAGGAAATCAAGACCGCTGATACCCTCCTCGGTTAATCCccccataataataataataataatatattggaTAACTGAAAAGTTTATTTCATTTCCATAAAAAGGTAAGTGATGATAATGTCAATATTTTTAGACTCTAATAAGTGTCTGTAATATAGGTTTAAATTTGTAGtaacatttatataatatttgtaAAAGATAAACTGCACCATACGCAAGgagtaaatataaaaatattaattgcattaatagtaaaagaaaaataataaaagatcaGTTATTGAGTATTAATAAAGACTCAAAACCATGACTGACTATTCCTAATGCTTCTAATGCACATAGCATATACTAAGCCCTAAAATATGAACCAGTAGAGGGTGCTTCTTGGGCTCCTTTCATGAGGACTCCCATTCTCATTTTATAAAGCGCACATCAAAGTTGACTTCATGGCATTCCAGCATATAATTcgctattttaattttttataccaAGTGTTATTCTTTTAACACACGAGGTCAGAACTCTTCCACATGCGCAGGCCTCACTTCCAAGATTCCCTAGTgtagctttcttttttttttcttttttaattgtgCATCCTCGAATGCACTAGCTAATgttatattttttgttattttaagcgGAGGAAAGTCATCAATAAGTTTTTGAAAGATATCTtcgttttaaaaaaattaacaaaaactgaaaaagacaaaatatcCTAGCtatttcaaccaccaagagtAGCTTTTCACAGACTTCCATGCACCCACTTTTTGGTTGGGCCTAGCATCTAAATCTCTCAAATGATCAATAGTTACTTGGGAGACTCCTCAAAGGTTCATATCTCTATGATGTTTTTCCTTGGGCTAGGGCTTTAGAGGGCCTATTTTTCAGGTCAAGTTATGTTAATtagaagttccctttttgcagCATAAAATTCCTGTTTTAAATCATAAAAATACACAAATGATAGctccatcaattttttttttctttttttcagtaAGATGGCCTGAATGCATTGTCCTAGAATAAATACAGCTAGCATCCATATGAGTATTGACTCATAGAAGTTGGCTCTACAGTGATTAGCCAAAAAAAGACCATCCAATCTATCGTTGTATTTATCTTTCTAGCAATCATCCTCCTCATATCCTACAGTACAAAGTGAGAGAACTCAGAATCTGTCTGTAGGTTGGACAACCAGCTGATGACATCCTTGATTTCGCCATTAGGACTATGTGAAGGGCTCATCCATCAGATCCTCCATGAATTCCAAGGGTCCACACACTTTAAGTCTCGACAAAGATAAATATACATTATTAACATTTTCATGCACTTACGTGTCCTGTGGTTGGCCGTGTGCAGAAAATATCTTGCTAAAGTATACGTCTGAGAACAgtgtgcattaattttcataatCAATAGCTTCACCTGCTAAGAAATCCTTTGTAATAAATAGATATCTTTCAAATCATAAATTTGGATCTACCATTATCGTAACAGCTATGAGTTGTCACCACGAGAAAAGGTGGTGGCCGTAGATCTTTTCTCTGCCCTCGTGGGAGTATGACCAAAATCACAAGTTTGTTTTTTGATACAGCCGAACTTTATTTTGGTGTGTCCAAGGACCAAGGCTTTGGCCTAGATAAAGAGAGGCGAATATAAAattctcttttttaaaaaaatatatatatatattcataaaaaaattaattagaaggAAAGATATGGAGTTTTTCGACAAACATATAAATGGAAAATTTTATAAAGAATTTGAATGACTGAAAATGGCAAAATATTTGATAAATAAAAGTTATGGATGATCAAGATTTTTGTAATAATTTTCAGAAAACATTATACTGCTGTAGCTCTTCATTTTTTTGACCCAGAGTGATGCCGACGTCTCACCAACAAGAAATGCTAGGCGCTGTCCGATCACCATCCAACGGTCCTTACTGGACAAGACTTCCGTACTCCGCGGTTCCCACGTCGTGATCACCGTCAAACTGAGAGCTGTCCAATGTTCTCACCtttgcctcctcggcgtccataAATGCGGCATTTACGACACGCCAAGACCGGTAACTGACCAAACTCTAAAAGACCCAAGGAAAAGGTGCGCTGAAAGAACCACGAGCGGATCCCGGGCTGCTGGTGCTGGTCGCGGTCACGGGTTTTGTTTTGTGTTTACTATGGCCAGTCCATGGAGGAGAAATTTTATATTTGTTGGAAGATCTCTTAATATGCGGTGAGGTGGATGTCTTTGTCGGCATCGGTGTCTTTCCACTTACCGTTTCCTTCGCGAACCTTTTTCTTTTACCAGAtgtaaagttacaaaaatgtcCTCATCATTGGCAAGGTCGTTGGAAGGTACTGATTTCTCCACGTCTGGGCGCCGTTTGCCTACGTTCTTTTCTCGCTCACAAAAATTAAAGTTTTATAGTCTACTAAAAATCAGTGGAAGTagtgcatttttcttttttcagctTCTAGGTCGCTGGATCTACTGTTTGGTATCCATCGCTCTCCCAAAAGAGATCCAAGTTTCAATTCTAGAGCAAGATAGCTACTGCATTTctcaggaaagaaaaagaatgtacgtctctttttataaattaaattttagtTTTAATACTTAACATCTCCTACAAAAAATTCAATGGTAAAAATTAGACAATTTGAAtttgtattgtacatgattgctCATCATTATCGCAGATACATGTATGATTGAAGGAGAAATTTCAAGCATAATTTTTCCAATATGCTATCTTTTTTCAGATTATACATTATTTAGTTATTCATGTTTATTGATTTTCTCTACTCGAGCCGTCTTATCTTGTATTTTTCATATTCCACTCTAATactattaaaatatataaaaaaataaaattggtgGATCCTATTATATGTGGTAgcactataaatattatagctGCCATGGACATCTAGAAAATTAAGAGATCGATTTGGATTTGCACAAGCAACGGTTATAGATGTCTAGAATATGATTTATTTCATTGCAAACAatgataaatctttagttcAATAAAAACCATTTATATAACTTACTTGCCAAGTGGGTGctaaataattaaagatttcatTTACCTACGTACACCATTTGATGATTTTCTACATCCAAACATTTacaatttataaaaattaagaTAGATATATGCAACAATTACTATTTTGGTGCCTTCCATAAAGAATTTTGTTATAATAACTAAATACAGTAGTAATTTATATGAATAACCAATGACACTATAATTTTAGTTGCTCAATAATCCCAAACAAAATTATTAAGATTTTAGGTATTTTCTTCTAACGGGTTTGTCTCTCAAATTAACGCatacaaatatttataaatagaaAGAATTGAATGGTAATGGGTTATTTTGGCTCGTTGGGATATACCTGCATGATGTTTGCATTGCTAACATATCTCAAGAggccatttttttttgttaactaTTAAGCAGTAAATTTCACTCATAATCTTAATCTCTTAGCATTGCTAAATTTAACATGATTTCAAAAGAACTTCCAATTATGTTCTCGCACATAGTGGATTTGAAATCATTAGTTTAGGTCACTTCAATATGGAATTGTTGAAATCCTTTAAAACCAACTCTCACGGAGTACAATGTTATTCAGGCACTAAGCTTCAACTCTTGCTCCAATTCACTTTGTGGACATCTTTTtcgaatttatttttatttgagaaATTATTCACTCAGTACATTACTCCGTCGGAGATGCTCTCATCCTCCGAACTCCTGCAACTTAATCGGGTGGGTATTCAGGTCAAAACACTTAAAACAACCAAAAACAAAGCGTCATCTTTAGTACTTTGGCACCATGACTCGGTCATATTCTAAGTCGTGACGTAAATTAAATCAtttatcaaattaaaataaaaaatatcatttttcctAAGTATTTCTACTTCCTCCCTGCATCCTTTCAGTTCTATGCCTGTTTTCCATCTCATAGCGTTGCAGCCATGGCTCTTCCCAAAACTCCGTCTCCCTTTccttccccttcctcctctctcctcaTGTTTCTCCCCTTCTTAGCTCTCCAAACCCCTCTCTCCTTCTCAGCTGACACCATCTCTGCCAACTCCCCCATCTCAGGGGAGCAGCAGCTAACCTCCAAAGGAGGCAACTTTGTTCTGGGCTTCTTCTCTCCAAGTAGCTCCTCCAAATACTACATAGGCATCTGGTACAAAAAAGTCTCACAGCAAACCCCCGTCTGGGTAGCCAACAGAGAAACCCCTGTCTCAGACAAGACCAAATCCGAGCTCAGGCTCTCTGCCGATGGAAACTTGGTTCTCCTCAACCAGTCCAAAGCCCAAATCTGGTCCACTAACGCCAGCATCTCTGCCAAATCCACTGTAGCGGTTCTCCGAGACACTGGAAACCTTGTGCTTGCAGATGGCTCCAACTCCTCCAGGATCTTGTGGCAGAGCATCGACCACCCCACCGATACCTGGCTCCCCGGAGGCAAGCTCGGCCTGAACAAGGTGACTAAACAGAACCAGCGCCTCATCTCCTGGAGGAGCTCAGCTGACCCAGCTCCTGGGATCTTCTCCCTTGAgctcgaccccaatggaagCAGCCAGTACTTCATTCAGTGGAATAAGTCTGTCCAGTACTGGACTAGCGGGACTTGGAATGGAAATATCTTTAGTAAGGTGCCGGAGATGACGGCGAATTATATCTACGACTTCAAATACGTTACCGATAGTGACGAAAGCTACTTCACTTACTCTGTTAAAGATCCCTCGATCATCTCGAGGTTTATAATGGACACCTCGGGGCAGATCAAGCAGTTGACATGGGTGGAAGAATCCCAGGAATGGATACTGTTCTGGTCCCAGCCGAGGGCGCAGTGCGAAGTGTACTCCCTCTGCGGGCCGTTCGGGAGCTGCAGCGAGAGCAGCGGGACATTCTGCAAATGCGTCAAGGGTTTTGTGGCGCGAAACCAGACCGAATGGGATTTGCTGGATCGAACAGGGGGTTGCGTGAGGACGACTCCATTGCAGTGCAGTAGCAACAGCTCGACGAATGTCGAGAAAGATAAGTTTTATCCGATGGATGGTATGAAGTTGCCAGATAATGCTCAGAATTTAGATGCTGGGAGTGCTGAAGATTGTGAATCAGCCTGTTTGAACAATTGCTCTTGTACTGCTTACACATTTAATGGTGGGTGCTCCGTGTGGCACGGGGATTTGATCAATCTACAGGAGCAATACAATGGAACGAATGGAGGAACTCTTTACCTTCGGCTGGCTGCTTCGGAGCTGCCGGACTCCACGAGCAAGAAGGGAACGGTCGTCGGGGCCGTCGCCGGTGCGGTTGCGGGCTTGGTAGTTTGTGTGGTTATCGTATGGGTGCTGATCTGGAGGCGCCGGAAGACGCGGATGATTCGTGCTGCGAAAGCAGTA contains:
- the LOC103699904 gene encoding G-type lectin S-receptor-like serine/threonine-protein kinase At2g19130 gives rise to the protein MALPKTPSPFPSPSSSLLMFLPFLALQTPLSFSADTISANSPISGEQQLTSKGGNFVLGFFSPSSSSKYYIGIWYKKVSQQTPVWVANRETPVSDKTKSELRLSADGNLVLLNQSKAQIWSTNASISAKSTVAVLRDTGNLVLADGSNSSRILWQSIDHPTDTWLPGGKLGLNKVTKQNQRLISWRSSADPAPGIFSLELDPNGSSQYFIQWNKSVQYWTSGTWNGNIFSKVPEMTANYIYDFKYVTDSDESYFTYSVKDPSIISRFIMDTSGQIKQLTWVEESQEWILFWSQPRAQCEVYSLCGPFGSCSESSGTFCKCVKGFVARNQTEWDLLDRTGGCVRTTPLQCSSNSSTNVEKDKFYPMDGMKLPDNAQNLDAGSAEDCESACLNNCSCTAYTFNGGCSVWHGDLINLQEQYNGTNGGTLYLRLAASELPDSTSKKGTVVGAVAGAVAGLVVCVVIVWVLIWRRRKTRMIRAAKAVGRVLVPFRYSDLQHFTKNFSEKLGGGGFGSVFKGFLPDSTAIAVKKLEGLRQGEKQFRSEVSTIGTVQHVNLVRLLGFCSEGAKRLLVYEFMLKGSLDTQLFKNNSMVLDWNTRYRIALGTARGLAYLHEKCRDCIIHCDIKPENILLDASFVPKVADFGLAKLVGRDFSRVLTTMRGTRGYLAPEWITGVAITAKADVYSYGMMLLEIISGRRNSEQTEEGKAAFFPALAANSLAQGDVGSLADHRLGDDVSIEELERACKVAYWCIQDDESARPTMGQVVQILEGFLEINIPPIPRSLKVLAESPENINFFSDLSSNQSSQTRSTTSIGSQVKSTASRSSNV